The Tepidisphaeraceae bacterium genome includes a window with the following:
- a CDS encoding pitrilysin family protein: MRRTVCVLLLIVGFIGRLAVAAEGPASIEFQTETLDNGLRVIYAPLKTAPVVHVRVLYHVGSRDERPDRQGFAHMFEHMMFRGSAHVKPEEHMQLVGGVGGTSNAYTSFDQTVYYQTLPSSHLNTALYLEADRMASFKVSEEIYQTERKVVAEEWRMRQNRPYGTVYEDLLKNVFTTHSYRWTPIGNMDHLRAAPVNELQEFFNTYYVPNNAILVISGDFEVPAAKEMVQKYFAWIPRGPEVKRAIPEEPEQDAARRVISPQRVPLPQVTRAFRLPPYTHPDTDAISLLASILGSGSSSRLDRKLVNSEQPVAVDSYASPLTLQDGGILGIGATVLQGADPAAVETAIEEVLAEVRENGVTKEELEKAKTQVRVAVVRGRETSEDIASQLGGEALLAGDPSRVNTELDRLEKITVADVNRVAKEYLKPSASTTLVVQPDPTGAAARTAATQVAAIAEAPVVAATAPVAARVVEFPADYPTAPPLADLPMGKAFEKGTEIDVNGVRVIVMPDHRLSLVNWGLTMRQGGHSVPDDQLGVGGLTAQLLQRGTKDQTFDEFAKDLESRGISLSADDWGDVTVINGSSTTDQFEHGLSQTRAMLTQPRLDADEFAKLKAQTLSGLQVEMESPSGVASRDLMQAIYGPTPLGRSASPATVSGIELDDVKQYWQQAYRPDDAILVFSGDVTVESARAQAEKLLEGWAPGKPVNDRDVDYTPKPPASPRILLVDRPEGKQATVRMGTLAYDIHTDDKFAGAVANRILSGGIDGRMMKYVRAEKGLVYTAVGIFQPKRNGGEFIANADTAVETTAEAIEAMNTVIERMRKENVTDAELKDAKTRVAGSMLMQLDTIKQQAQFRVDGILNGYPIDYYDNYPKRIAEVTADAVREVMTKYADPKDLKIVVVAPAAATEGQLKELGEVEVRPMPAQRGQPATQPAPSPEMLKPAA; the protein is encoded by the coding sequence ATGCGTCGAACTGTCTGCGTGTTGTTGCTGATCGTTGGATTCATCGGTCGCCTGGCGGTCGCGGCCGAGGGGCCGGCGAGTATCGAGTTCCAGACGGAGACCCTCGACAACGGGCTGCGCGTCATCTACGCGCCGCTGAAGACGGCCCCCGTGGTTCACGTGCGCGTGCTGTACCACGTCGGCAGTCGCGACGAACGGCCCGACCGCCAGGGCTTTGCCCACATGTTCGAACACATGATGTTCCGCGGCAGCGCGCACGTGAAGCCCGAGGAACACATGCAGCTCGTCGGTGGCGTCGGGGGCACGTCCAACGCCTACACGAGTTTCGACCAGACCGTGTACTACCAGACGCTGCCCAGCAGCCACCTGAACACCGCGCTTTACCTGGAGGCCGACCGCATGGCGAGCTTCAAGGTGTCGGAGGAGATCTACCAGACCGAGCGCAAGGTGGTGGCCGAGGAATGGCGCATGCGGCAGAACCGCCCGTACGGCACGGTGTACGAGGACCTGCTGAAGAACGTCTTCACGACCCACAGCTACCGCTGGACGCCGATCGGCAACATGGACCACCTGCGGGCGGCGCCGGTGAACGAACTGCAGGAGTTCTTCAACACCTACTACGTGCCCAACAATGCCATCCTCGTCATCTCCGGCGACTTCGAGGTGCCGGCGGCGAAGGAGATGGTGCAGAAGTACTTCGCCTGGATCCCGCGCGGGCCCGAGGTGAAGCGCGCGATCCCCGAAGAGCCCGAGCAGGACGCCGCCCGGCGGGTGATCAGCCCGCAGCGCGTGCCATTGCCACAGGTGACGCGCGCGTTCCGCCTGCCGCCGTACACGCACCCGGACACCGATGCGATCAGCCTGCTCGCGAGCATTCTCGGCAGTGGCAGCAGCAGCCGGCTGGACCGCAAGCTGGTGAACAGCGAGCAACCCGTCGCGGTCGACAGCTACGCCAGCCCACTGACTTTGCAGGACGGGGGCATCCTCGGCATTGGCGCAACGGTGCTGCAGGGGGCCGACCCCGCCGCTGTGGAGACGGCGATCGAGGAAGTGCTCGCCGAGGTGCGCGAGAACGGCGTGACCAAAGAGGAACTGGAAAAGGCCAAGACGCAGGTGCGCGTCGCCGTCGTTCGCGGGCGCGAGACGAGCGAGGACATCGCATCGCAGCTCGGTGGTGAAGCGCTGCTGGCGGGGGACCCGTCGCGCGTGAACACGGAACTGGACCGGTTGGAGAAGATCACCGTGGCCGACGTGAACCGCGTGGCCAAGGAATATCTTAAGCCCAGCGCCAGCACGACGCTGGTCGTGCAGCCCGACCCTACCGGCGCCGCCGCCCGCACCGCCGCCACCCAGGTGGCCGCCATCGCCGAGGCGCCTGTGGTGGCCGCCACGGCGCCGGTGGCAGCACGCGTGGTCGAGTTCCCGGCCGATTATCCCACCGCGCCCCCGCTGGCCGATTTGCCGATGGGCAAGGCGTTCGAGAAGGGCACCGAGATCGACGTGAACGGCGTGCGCGTCATCGTCATGCCCGACCATCGCCTGTCGCTCGTCAACTGGGGCCTGACCATGCGGCAGGGCGGCCATTCGGTGCCGGACGACCAGCTTGGCGTCGGCGGCCTGACGGCCCAGCTGCTGCAGCGCGGCACGAAGGATCAGACGTTCGACGAGTTCGCGAAGGACCTCGAATCGCGCGGCATCTCCCTGTCGGCCGACGATTGGGGCGACGTGACGGTGATCAACGGTTCATCCACCACTGATCAATTCGAACACGGCCTGTCGCAGACGCGCGCGATGCTGACCCAGCCACGGCTGGACGCCGACGAGTTTGCCAAGCTGAAGGCGCAGACGCTTAGCGGCCTTCAGGTGGAAATGGAAAGCCCCAGCGGCGTCGCCAGTCGCGATTTGATGCAGGCGATTTACGGTCCCACCCCGCTCGGCCGCTCCGCGTCGCCCGCGACGGTGTCGGGGATCGAACTGGATGACGTGAAGCAGTATTGGCAGCAGGCGTATCGGCCGGACGACGCCATCCTGGTGTTCTCGGGCGACGTGACGGTGGAATCGGCTCGTGCGCAGGCCGAGAAGCTGCTTGAAGGTTGGGCGCCGGGCAAGCCGGTGAACGATCGTGATGTCGATTACACGCCTAAGCCGCCCGCGAGCCCGCGCATCCTTCTGGTCGATCGGCCGGAAGGTAAGCAGGCGACCGTGCGCATGGGCACGCTCGCGTACGACATTCATACGGACGACAAGTTCGCCGGCGCCGTGGCGAACCGCATTTTGTCGGGCGGCATTGATGGCCGGATGATGAAGTACGTGCGGGCGGAGAAGGGCCTGGTCTACACGGCCGTCGGCATCTTCCAGCCGAAGCGCAACGGCGGCGAGTTCATCGCCAACGCCGACACCGCCGTCGAGACGACCGCCGAGGCGATCGAAGCGATGAACACGGTGATCGAGCGCATGCGGAAGGAGAACGTGACTGACGCGGAACTGAAGGACGCCAAGACGCGCGTCGCCGGCAGCATGCTGATGCAGCTGGACACGATCAAGCAGCAGGCGCAGTTCCGTGTCGACGGGATCTTGAACGGTTACCCGATCGACTATTACGACAACTACCCCAAGCGCATCGCCGAGGTCACCGCCGACGCCGTGCGCGAGGTGATGACGAAGTACGCCGACCCGAAGGATCTGAAGATCGTCGTCGTCGCCCCCGCGGCCGCGACCGAGGGACAGTTAAAGGAACTGGGTGAGGTGGAAGTGCGCCCCATGCCCGCCCAGCGTGGCCAGCCCGCGACGCAACCGGCACCCTCGCCTGAAATGCTGAAGCCAGCGGCGTGA
- a CDS encoding phosphoribosylaminoimidazolesuccinocarboxamide synthase — MLHDALLETNLPFPKRTGKVRDVYDIGDSLIIVATDRISAFDCIMPNGIPDKGKILTQLSMFWFDLVKDEFAHHLISADVADYPSQVQPFTDVLRGRSMWVKKASVVPIECVARGYLAGSGWKEYQQSQTVCGVALPPGLKQCDKLPTPIFTPATKEESGHDINVSFDETARLIGNELASQLRDRTLRLYGRAADHARSRGVIIADTKFEFGQLPDGSLIVIDEVLTPDSSRFWPADTYEPGHDQPSYDKQFVRNWLETQPWDKQPPAPRLPDDVVAGTRARYVEAYERLTGKTW; from the coding sequence ATGCTCCACGACGCGCTGCTCGAAACGAACCTGCCCTTCCCCAAGCGCACCGGCAAGGTACGCGACGTCTACGACATCGGCGACTCGCTGATCATCGTCGCGACCGACCGCATCAGCGCGTTCGACTGCATCATGCCCAACGGCATCCCGGACAAGGGCAAGATCCTCACGCAGCTCAGTATGTTCTGGTTCGACCTGGTAAAGGACGAGTTCGCGCACCACCTGATCTCCGCCGACGTCGCCGACTATCCCAGCCAGGTGCAGCCGTTCACCGACGTGTTGCGCGGCCGATCGATGTGGGTGAAGAAGGCCAGCGTCGTGCCGATCGAGTGCGTCGCCCGCGGCTACCTGGCCGGCAGCGGCTGGAAGGAATACCAGCAATCCCAAACCGTGTGCGGCGTAGCGCTGCCGCCCGGCTTGAAGCAGTGCGACAAGCTGCCGACGCCGATCTTCACCCCCGCGACGAAGGAAGAAAGCGGCCACGACATCAACGTCTCGTTCGACGAGACGGCACGCCTGATCGGCAATGAATTGGCATCGCAACTGCGAGACCGCACCTTACGCCTCTACGGCCGCGCCGCCGACCACGCCCGCAGCCGCGGTGTGATCATCGCCGACACGAAGTTCGAGTTCGGCCAACTGCCCGACGGCTCGCTGATCGTCATCGACGAGGTCCTCACCCCCGACAGCAGCCGTTTCTGGCCCGCCGACACGTACGAGCCCGGCCACGACCAGCCGAGCTACGACAAGCAGTTCGTCCGCAATTGGCTGGAAACGCAACCATGGGACAAGCAGCCGCCCGCCCCACGCCTGCCCGACGACGTGGTGGCCGGTACACGCGCCCGCTATGTCGAAGCCTACGAACGACTAACCGGCAAGACGTGGTAA
- a CDS encoding endo-1,4-beta-xylanase, with protein sequence MSIKFEIYRDGARVMAFEPVAATAVGPESVPIPGDVTFNDGLLVVSRIDEGAAGVSLLWDVGAAGQFILETTRLQRREAPYVLNVELVRFRLMKIIQKQEDWNLFDFAKAEKYTAKLKEAQILFATALGKLDEPAEAAKLADEALAVAIELSEQLALFHAELLINRRRASGAFVKHIFGCRADATVRGEKYRDALATQFDYAILPMTWKQMQPQEQTFVTEAVDGWIEHLTRKRIPIIGGPLVCLDETHVPDWAFIFENDFDTLREMAYEYVHKVAHRYRKAVAMWNVCAGLHKRGSFGLTFEQTIELTRLLVSQVKTIIPGARTLITITHAFGEYNAKSPHSVPPMLYAEMVTQAGITFEAFGLELEMGVPAAGHFTRDLFQLSCLLDKFSTLGRPVFLTGICSPGRAGTDPSDTSDGRLDPSRGGRWRRPWDPKLQAEWMEAVYHLALSKPYVESIAWGNLADLHPTLPSGGLLDDALQPKPSFTKLQEMREKFKQYSKR encoded by the coding sequence ATGTCGATCAAGTTTGAGATCTATCGCGATGGCGCCCGTGTGATGGCGTTCGAACCCGTGGCCGCCACCGCGGTGGGGCCCGAGAGCGTGCCCATTCCGGGCGACGTGACGTTCAACGATGGCCTGCTGGTCGTCAGTCGGATCGACGAGGGCGCCGCCGGCGTTTCGCTATTGTGGGACGTGGGGGCGGCCGGGCAGTTTATCCTGGAGACCACCCGCCTTCAGCGGCGCGAGGCGCCGTACGTGCTGAACGTCGAGCTGGTGCGCTTCCGGTTGATGAAGATCATCCAGAAGCAGGAAGACTGGAACCTCTTCGACTTCGCCAAGGCCGAGAAGTACACGGCCAAGCTGAAGGAAGCGCAGATCCTGTTCGCGACCGCGCTCGGCAAGCTCGATGAGCCGGCCGAGGCGGCCAAGCTCGCCGACGAGGCGCTGGCGGTGGCGATCGAATTGTCGGAGCAGCTGGCGCTGTTCCACGCCGAGCTGCTCATCAACCGCCGGCGGGCCAGTGGCGCGTTCGTGAAGCACATCTTCGGCTGCCGCGCCGATGCCACCGTGCGCGGCGAGAAGTACCGCGACGCGCTCGCCACGCAGTTCGACTACGCCATCCTGCCGATGACGTGGAAGCAGATGCAGCCGCAGGAGCAGACCTTCGTCACCGAGGCGGTCGACGGGTGGATCGAGCACCTGACGCGCAAGCGCATCCCGATCATCGGCGGCCCACTGGTCTGCCTCGATGAGACCCACGTGCCCGACTGGGCCTTCATCTTCGAGAACGACTTCGACACGCTGCGCGAGATGGCGTACGAGTACGTGCACAAGGTCGCGCATCGCTACCGCAAGGCCGTGGCCATGTGGAACGTGTGTGCGGGCCTGCACAAGCGCGGCTCGTTCGGCTTAACGTTCGAGCAGACGATTGAGTTGACGCGCCTGCTGGTGTCGCAGGTGAAGACCATCATCCCCGGCGCGCGCACGCTGATCACCATCACTCACGCGTTCGGCGAGTACAACGCCAAGAGCCCCCACAGCGTGCCCCCCATGCTGTACGCGGAAATGGTCACGCAGGCGGGCATCACGTTCGAGGCGTTCGGCCTGGAACTGGAAATGGGCGTGCCGGCGGCGGGGCACTTCACGCGCGATTTGTTCCAGCTGAGTTGCCTGCTGGACAAGTTCAGCACGCTCGGTCGGCCGGTGTTCTTGACGGGCATCTGCTCGCCGGGTCGGGCGGGAACCGACCCCAGCGATACGAGCGACGGCCGGCTCGACCCCTCGCGTGGCGGGCGCTGGCGCCGGCCGTGGGACCCGAAGCTGCAGGCGGAGTGGATGGAGGCGGTCTATCACCTGGCGCTCTCCAAGCCGTACGTCGAGAGCATCGCCTGGGGCAACCTGGCCGACCTGCACCCCACGCTGCCCAGTGGCGGGCTGCTGGACGACGCGCTGCAGCCCAAGCCGTCCTTCACGAAACTGCAGGAGATGCGCGAGAAGTTCAAGCAGTACAGCAAGCGGTGA
- a CDS encoding helix-hairpin-helix domain-containing protein has protein sequence MPEPDDHSLPFTLRQRRAVLGIFSLVSIYLIFLSIRDRRYVPDPLPAESSLASQLADRIDPNTADIATLSALPGLGEKRAAVIIAFREKVQQREPGTTVFNSPYDLLKVRGIGIAMLANLQPYLIFPEPPATQPSR, from the coding sequence ATGCCCGAACCCGACGATCACTCGCTCCCGTTCACGCTCCGCCAACGGCGGGCGGTGCTGGGCATCTTCTCGCTGGTCTCGATCTACCTGATCTTCCTCAGCATACGCGACCGCCGATACGTGCCCGACCCCTTGCCGGCCGAGTCGTCGCTGGCCTCGCAGCTGGCTGATCGAATCGACCCGAACACCGCCGACATCGCGACGTTGTCCGCGCTGCCGGGACTAGGCGAGAAGCGGGCGGCCGTGATCATCGCGTTTCGTGAGAAGGTTCAGCAACGTGAACCGGGCACAACCGTCTTCAATTCGCCGTACGATCTGCTGAAGGTCCGCGGCATCGGCATCGCGATGCTGGCCAACCTTCAGCCCTACCTGATTTTCCCAGAACCGCCCGCGACGCAGCCGTCGCGTTAG
- the uvrB gene encoding excinuclease ABC subunit UvrB: MPDFQVVSPFQPAGDQPQAIDKLVSGIQSGEEFQTLMGVTGSGKTFTMAHTIQRMNRPTLIISHNKTLAAQLYEEMKGLFPHNAVGYFVSYYDYYQPEAYIPQRDIYIEKDASRNDDLDRLRLAATSNLVSRNDVLLVASVSCIFGLGSPKEYRNSVVPIRKDEPTDRDDMLRRLLDLQYARNDIDFKRGTFRVRGDVVELHPSYEEFAYRIEFFGDDIQNIDAINPLTGEILSSHESIFIYPAVHYVMPEDRLEGAVANIKAELDQQVMHLRGEGKLLEAQRLLARTKYDLELIQEVGFCSGIENYSRHLDGRKPGEKPYTLIDYFPKDFLCIIDESHVTLPQIKAMYNGDRQRKEVLVGHGFRLPSAMDNRPLKYEEFEQMINQVVFVSATPGKLEMEYTQGEVVEQVIRPTGLIDPEIEVHPAQGQVPHLLTQIKERVAAGGRVLVTALTKRLAEDLSAYIQEAGIRGRYLHSEIQTLERVEILSDLRKGDFDVLIGINLLREGLDLPEVSMVAILDADKAGFLRSETSLIQTIGRAARNSGSKVFLYADTITPAMQMAMDETARRREIQRKYNAENGITPTTVKRAIRTSMEAEIKARRTTQEAIKANEQQFDQTEIIRLLEEEMLEAARNLEFERATQLRDKLNEMKGAPAIKSGKDLIFGDDEADAPERKIWQPKSKGRGGKRKTAK; the protein is encoded by the coding sequence ATGCCCGATTTCCAAGTTGTCAGCCCGTTTCAACCCGCCGGTGATCAGCCGCAGGCGATCGACAAGCTCGTCAGTGGTATCCAGTCTGGTGAGGAGTTCCAGACGCTCATGGGCGTCACCGGGTCGGGCAAGACGTTCACGATGGCGCACACCATCCAGCGCATGAACCGCCCGACGCTCATCATCAGCCACAACAAGACGCTGGCGGCCCAGTTGTACGAGGAGATGAAGGGCCTGTTCCCGCACAACGCCGTCGGATACTTCGTCAGCTATTACGACTACTACCAGCCCGAGGCGTACATCCCCCAGCGGGACATTTACATCGAGAAGGACGCCAGCCGCAACGACGACCTCGACCGCCTGCGCCTGGCCGCCACCAGCAACCTCGTCAGCCGCAACGACGTGCTGCTGGTCGCCAGCGTGTCGTGCATCTTCGGTTTGGGTTCACCGAAGGAATACCGCAACAGCGTCGTGCCGATTCGCAAAGACGAGCCGACCGACCGCGACGACATGCTGCGCCGCCTGCTCGACCTTCAATACGCGCGCAACGACATCGACTTCAAGCGCGGCACGTTCCGCGTGCGCGGCGACGTGGTCGAACTGCACCCCAGTTATGAAGAATTCGCCTACCGCATCGAATTCTTCGGCGACGACATTCAAAACATCGACGCGATCAACCCGTTAACCGGTGAGATCCTCTCCAGTCACGAGAGCATCTTCATCTACCCGGCCGTCCACTACGTGATGCCGGAGGACCGTTTGGAAGGCGCCGTCGCAAACATCAAGGCTGAACTCGACCAGCAGGTGATGCACCTGCGCGGCGAAGGCAAGCTGCTCGAAGCGCAACGCCTGCTGGCCCGCACGAAGTACGATTTGGAACTGATTCAGGAGGTCGGCTTCTGCAGCGGCATCGAAAACTACAGCCGACACTTGGACGGCCGAAAGCCCGGCGAGAAGCCGTACACGCTGATCGACTACTTCCCGAAAGATTTCCTCTGCATTATTGATGAATCGCACGTCACGCTGCCGCAGATCAAGGCGATGTACAACGGGGACCGTCAACGCAAGGAAGTGCTGGTGGGCCATGGCTTCCGCCTGCCCAGCGCGATGGACAATCGCCCGCTGAAATATGAAGAATTTGAACAGATGATCAACCAGGTCGTCTTCGTCAGCGCCACGCCCGGCAAGCTGGAGATGGAGTACACGCAAGGCGAAGTGGTCGAGCAAGTCATTCGTCCGACCGGCCTCATCGATCCCGAGATCGAGGTTCATCCCGCCCAGGGTCAGGTGCCGCATTTGCTCACGCAGATCAAGGAACGCGTGGCCGCCGGTGGCCGTGTTCTGGTGACGGCGCTGACAAAGCGACTTGCGGAAGATCTGTCAGCCTACATTCAGGAGGCCGGCATTCGCGGGCGCTACCTGCATAGCGAGATTCAGACGCTGGAGCGCGTCGAGATCCTTAGCGATCTGCGCAAGGGCGACTTCGACGTGCTGATCGGCATCAACCTGTTGCGCGAAGGGTTGGACTTGCCGGAAGTTTCGATGGTGGCAATCCTGGATGCCGACAAGGCCGGCTTCCTGCGCAGTGAAACGTCGCTCATTCAGACGATCGGCCGTGCCGCGCGTAACAGCGGCAGCAAGGTCTTCCTGTACGCCGACACGATCACGCCCGCCATGCAGATGGCGATGGACGAGACGGCTCGCCGGCGCGAGATTCAGCGGAAGTACAACGCCGAGAATGGCATCACGCCGACGACGGTAAAGCGCGCGATCCGCACGAGCATGGAGGCGGAAATCAAAGCCCGGCGAACGACGCAGGAGGCGATCAAGGCCAACGAGCAGCAGTTCGACCAGACCGAGATCATCCGCCTGCTTGAAGAGGAAATGCTGGAGGCCGCCCGCAACCTGGAGTTCGAACGGGCCACCCAACTGCGCGACAAGCTCAACGAGATGAAGGGTGCCCCGGCCATCAAGAGCGGCAAGGACCTGATCTTCGGCGACGACGAAGCCGATGCCCCCGAACGAAAGATCTGGCAACCCAAGAGCAAGGGCCGCGGCGGCAAACGCAAGACTGCCAAGTGA
- the nadC gene encoding carboxylating nicotinate-nucleotide diphosphorylase → MHAFPSSDLLKPLIALAKAEDLGQQNDDVTSRLTIPADAVGVATLLQKEVGVACGLPIVEMVCAAYDERLRVEQIPGFHFEIIEGHYSDQRRFPLVRIRGPVRSLLSAERVVLNFLQHLSGVATHTQRFVRRVAGTSAKILDTRKTLPGYRALEKYAVVCGGGHNHRIGLYDGLLIKDNHLAEYPLRELAARLSKIAAQSRSEDASRLVEVEVDTLEQMREVLKVDGVQVILLDNMDCPQMEQAVSLRDAAGKRGTIELEASGGVTLETVRSIALTGVERISVGAITHSAPALDIGMDIEV, encoded by the coding sequence ATGCATGCATTCCCAAGCTCTGACCTGCTGAAGCCCCTGATCGCGCTCGCCAAGGCCGAAGACCTCGGCCAGCAGAACGACGACGTCACCAGCCGGCTCACCATCCCAGCGGATGCGGTCGGCGTGGCGACGCTATTGCAGAAGGAGGTCGGCGTCGCCTGTGGGTTGCCGATCGTCGAGATGGTTTGCGCCGCATACGACGAGCGCCTGCGCGTCGAGCAGATTCCGGGATTTCACTTCGAGATCATCGAGGGGCACTACAGCGACCAACGCCGTTTTCCGCTGGTGCGCATAAGGGGGCCCGTGCGGTCGCTGCTGTCGGCCGAGCGCGTGGTGCTGAACTTTCTGCAGCACCTGTCGGGGGTGGCCACGCATACGCAGCGGTTCGTGCGGCGCGTCGCGGGGACGAGCGCGAAGATCCTCGACACGCGCAAGACGCTGCCCGGCTACCGCGCGCTCGAAAAGTACGCCGTCGTGTGCGGCGGGGGACACAACCACCGCATCGGCCTCTATGATGGCCTGCTGATCAAGGACAACCACCTCGCCGAGTACCCGCTGCGTGAGCTGGCGGCCAGGCTATCGAAGATTGCCGCTCAGAGCCGCAGCGAAGATGCATCGCGCCTGGTGGAGGTGGAGGTCGACACGCTCGAACAGATGCGCGAAGTGCTGAAGGTCGACGGCGTGCAGGTCATCCTGCTCGACAACATGGACTGCCCCCAGATGGAACAGGCCGTCTCCCTTCGCGATGCCGCGGGCAAACGCGGCACGATCGAACTGGAAGCGAGCGGCGGGGTGACGCTGGAGACGGTTCGGTCGATCGCGCTGACGGGGGTGGAACGCATTAGCGTTGGCGCGATCACCCATTCGGCGCCGGCGCTGGATATTGGGATGGACATCGAGGTGTAA
- a CDS encoding prepilin-type N-terminal cleavage/methylation domain-containing protein yields the protein MTAIRKQVRRGFTLVEILIVVIILGILAAIVIPQFTNASQDARKSNMASQLQTLRSQIELFKLQHRDSPPPLASSDEFWSFMTQYSTDDITDAPDNVAGTAAAPKFGPYMQQPAVNPLTNSSTVANQSAATATDGWAYNPATGELHGVAKNDEGVAFITDDGNTVAAPAWAE from the coding sequence ATGACCGCGATTCGCAAACAAGTTCGCCGTGGGTTTACGCTCGTCGAAATTCTGATCGTCGTGATCATCCTTGGCATCTTGGCCGCCATCGTGATCCCGCAGTTCACGAACGCGTCGCAGGACGCCCGCAAGAGCAACATGGCCAGCCAGCTACAGACGCTGCGCAGCCAGATCGAGCTCTTCAAGCTCCAGCACCGCGACAGCCCGCCGCCATTGGCGAGCTCGGATGAGTTCTGGAGCTTCATGACGCAGTACAGCACCGACGACATCACCGACGCGCCCGACAACGTCGCCGGCACGGCTGCGGCGCCGAAGTTCGGCCCCTACATGCAGCAGCCCGCGGTTAACCCGCTGACCAATTCGTCGACCGTTGCCAATCAGTCCGCTGCCACGGCAACCGATGGTTGGGCCTATAACCCCGCCACGGGCGAACTCCATGGCGTCGCGAAGAACGATGAGGGCGTCGCCTTCATCACCGACGACGGCAACACTGTTGCAGCGCCCGCCTGGGCTGAGTAA